The genomic window TTAATCAAATTTAATAAGTAAAATCCGCAATCGTAAATAATATTAACACCCTCCATTTGTTCAGCACTGGTATGTGGATCAAATTGGATAATTTGTGCATAGCCAAGAATACCATTCAATGGTGTGCGAAGTTCATGGCTGATGTTAGCTAAAAATTCGCTTTTGGCATGGTTAGCAGCATCAGCAACCTCTTTAGCTGCTGTAATTTCTGCTGTTCTTTCGGCAACACGTTGTTCTAACTCTTGATTAGTCTTTTCTAAAAATGTAAAAGATTGACGTAGTTGACCTGCCATTTGATTAAAAGATTTGGCAAGAATACTCAGTTCATGAACGCTAGAAATGGCAAGTGTTTGCTCAATTTCGCCAGATAAGATGGCGTTCCGTCCGCCGTAGGCGATCGCACTACTAGCTTGAGTTAATTTTGAAATAGGATTGGTTATCCAACGAGAAGTATATATACCCAGTGCAGTAGCCAGAATTAAAGCCCCTAAACATAACAAAATAGTTGTACGAGTATTGGTATTAATTTGTGCCATAAATTCACTTTCAGGGACAACTACCACTACCACCCAATCTAAACCCAATGGATCATACCAAGGTGTGACTTGCACAAAATGATTTTCACCTTGTATTTTTATTACAGCTTCTTGAGTAGATTTAATATTTATAAGGCTGCCAAAATTATGTTGTAGATATTGTGCTGTACTTTGGATTAAATGATTTTTACTATTTAATGCTGATAGTCTTTCTGCTTCCCCATTTACTAACTTAAATTGTGACTCATTTGCCGAAGTAGCTACTATTAATCCAGAACGTTCTAAAATAAATATTTGACCGGTTTTACCAATTTTTAAATCCGCTAAAAAATTATTAATCTGTGATAATATCAAATCAACACTCATGACACCAGCAAATTTATGCTGCTTCTGAACCAGAGGATAACTAGAAGATATGGAGAGAATTTCTGGTTTATTTTTCCATTGATATATTTGACTCCAAACAGGTTTATTTATCTTCACTGCATCCGTATACCAAGCTGATAAACGAGGATCGCAATCTTTAACTTCTATTAATTTCCGGTGATTCGCTTGACTGTCAGTTGTATAAGCGTAAATCTTACCAGTTTCTTTGTTTTCAGAAATTTCATTAATTAATATCTGTCCATTATCTAAACGTTCAACACCAATAAATTCACCTTGAGGATTTGCAAAGCTGATATAGCCAACATTAAATACTTGCATCTGTTTGGCAAAATAACGGGCTGTAGACGGGAAATCACTTAAATTCAGCATCCCCATTTCTACAGCATCTAAATTAATTTTATTGATCTTATCTGGCGTTTTTAAGTACGTATCTAAGTGCTGAACAACTAGTAAATTTACCTGCACTATCAGTTGATTAGCAAGTTCATTCACTGCCTTTTGTCCATTTTTAAAAGAGAGATATCCCACAATTCCTACTGTGGCAAAAATTTGTATAATAAAGGGGAGAATTAAGATAAACCGTAGGGGCAACTGTTGAGAAAGTTGTAAACCACGGTGCATCATTCTTGTTAATTTTAGATAGCGAAGAAATTTGAGCATAAATCTCTGGCATTATTTTTCTGATTCTCCTAGTCAATATTATGAGCTGCATTGCTAAGTTGAGGTAGCTCTTTGCAGTCATTGCTCCACTAGTTTAATATCAAGCCTAAAACCCCATCCCCTTGTGGGGGTGGCGGTTGACTTAGTTAGATTGAGTATATATTAAGATGATAAGCAGTTGTTAACACTATTTTTGATTGATAGTATGGTCAAATCTGACTTGATTGCTACTTAACCCTACCCAAATACAAAACAAGCCCGCTTTTGCGGACTTTGGTCAAGATATATCTATCTCGCTTTTTGACACTCTCACCGTTAACCTTTTGGTTGTGACGGGAGATGCTTTCTGAATTAGGTTTGTCTAGTATTGAGTCAACTCTGTTCTGTTTACAACCCAAACCCCGTTCAGATTTCCCAGTTTTCACTAATGCTACTTGATTTTTTGTTTAATAAAAGTTACTACCTGAGTTAATTGTTTCTTCAAGCCATCAATCTCTATTTGCATTTTGGCAATTTTCTCATGGAGTAATTGAATGTCAGCCGCAGAAGTAGCGTTAGCTTCAGTATTGGCGACTGCCGCAGTTTTCGTAACACTAACGGTTGCAACAGCACCATTTGTGACAGTAGCAGTAGTTGCTGCCACATTTTTGGCGGTTGTAACTGCTGCTGCTACAGGTTCTGGGCGTGGTAGTTTAGCCTTAGTCATTGCTGACTTAATAGCACCAATTAACTGCTTTTGGTCAAAAGGCTTACCCAAAAATTCAAAATACTCAAAAGGTTCGGTCATTTTTTCTGTAACCTCTTCCTTTCGACCGGACATAATGACCAAAGGAATCTTTCTTAAATCAGGGTGAGCTTGAACTTGCTGAAAAACCTCCCAACCACTCATTTTAGGTAGTAGAAAATCCAACATAATTAAGCTAAGTTTCTCTTGACGGATTAAATTTAGACCTTCCAAACCGTCTTTTGCTTCCAATACCTCGAAATTGCCAGGAGGTAGCATTTCTTTTACTTTTACCCTGACAACGGTAGTGTCATCGATAACTAGAATTTTGTTACTTGCCACGACTGATTGCTCTAAAAGAATATTTAAGTTTCAATAACGGCTACGCCGATTGACCGTGAGAATGCTCCCACTATACTCAACATTGTGATTAATTAGGGGATAGTATATTTCGGTATAAATCTCGTTGCTGCTAGTGTTTTACCAAACTCTACTTGCGTAGGGATAATTTTGTGTCATGGTAAGATTTAAGGCTTGATCCTCAAAACACTCAGATTCTCTACTCCCTATTCCCATATTCTGAATTTTGAATTGATTATGACTTCCTCTCAATCAGCCCAAATCAGATCAGAAATTGCAGCTATGCCTAGCTGGTTACGCCGTTCTATTGGCAAAGCCAGCGAACTCTCCACAGTCCAACGTATTATTAAGCAACGCCAAATTCATACTATTTGTGAAGAAGGTCGTTGTCCTAATCGGGGGGAATGCTACGCCCAAAAAACAGCCACGTTTTTATTAATGGGGCCAACCTGCACCCGTGCTTGTGCTTTTTGTCAAGTAGATAAGGGTCATGCACCCATGCCTCTTGATCCAGAGGAAGCGCAAAAGGTAGCAGAGTCTGTGCAGCTTTTAGGATTGCGTTATGTAGTGCTAACTTCTGTAGCCCGCGATGACTTGCCAGATCAAGGCGCAAGTCATTTTGTCAAGACGATGACCGCTATTCGCCAACTCAACCCAGACACGCAAATTGAAGTTTTGACACCTGATTTTTGGGGTGGTGCAGGCGCAGGGGAAGCAGCACAAGCCGAGCGTCTAAGCATGATTGTGCAAGCCCAGCCAGCTTGTTTTAATCACAACATTGAGACAGTGCGCCGGTTAACAGGGCCAGTCCGTCGGGGTGCTAAGTACGATCGCTCTCTACGGGTACTAGCTATAGTTAAAGAACTCGATTCTACTATTCCCACCAAATCAGGGTTAATGCTGGGACATGGTGAAACCGTCGAGGAAGTGATTACAGTCATGCAAGACTTAAGAGCAGTAGGTTGCGATCGCATAACTATTGGTCAGTATATGCGCCCCTCTTTAGAACATCTCCCAGTCCAAAAATACTGGACACCAGAAGAATTTGACCAACTCGGCACATTAGCCCAAAATATGGGATTTAGTAATGTCCGTTCTGCTCCTCTGGTTCGCAGTTCCTATCATGCAGGGGAGTAGTAAATACAGGTATATATCTTGACATCTCCTCCGACTGGAAGTCAGGAGGATTCTAAACTGATGTTGCTACGGGGTCTGAAAGACCCTCTCCGCAACGTTTACTAATTGATTGTTAAATAACTCAATTAGCTTTGGCACTGTCAAAATGCCCTACCCACCTCGACTAGATTAAATCTAGTTGTATGGCTACTTGAATGTTAGGTGAAATGCGTGAATACGTTTTTGTTACGGAGTTTTTCATCCTATATTCACACTACTTGATTTTATCATGTTGTCTAATAAATTAGACAATTAGCTTTCATCCTCAGGCTTCTAGCCGGAGGATGAAAGCATAACTACGATAGTCCCCTCCTCGCAAGCGGGGAGGGGGTTGGGGGTGGGGTTCTTGTCCCTCACTCAACTAAGAAACGCTTATTTTCTACGGAATTGCAACATTTAATGACCAACTAATGCTGGTTCTAGAATTGATGCTTCTAAAATTTGAGTATATAGTTCACTCAAATTATCTGCCACACCACCCCAACTAAACTTAGATTCAATGTGTCTTCTAGCGGCTAGACCTAATTCATTTCGCCATGTTGGATTCATCAGAATTCGGTCAATCGCCACAGAAAAAGCCGCTACATCTTTTGGTGGTACTAATAAACCTGTTTTTTCTGTAACTACTGTATATTGAAGACCACCAACATCACTGGCGATAACTGGTGTACCACTGGACATCGCTTCAATTGCGACTAGTCCAAAAGGTTCGTAATGGCTGGGAACAACACATACATCGGCCGCCGCGTAGTAAGTCGGTAAGATTTCTTGACCAAGACGACCGGGAAGAGTTGTCAACTCACTCATGCCTAATTCTTGCACAATGCTTTCAATGCGATCGCGCTCTCTACCATCGCTAGTACCTGGGGTACTACCACCACCAATAATTAGTTTAAGTTTGCCAGAGTCGCGTAACTGAGATTCATTTACTGCACGGACTAAGGTTTCTATGCCTTTGCGCGAATCAAAACGTCCTACATACAATACAACTTTTGCGTCTTGTGGAATTCCTAATTCGGCTCTAGCAGATGCTCTGTCTCTTGAGCCAAATTGCTGGATATCTGTACCACAAGGGATAACGTCAATATAACCTTTTGGGGAAACTAGCGATCGCATATGCTGCTGTTCTTGAGGGCTAGTAGCAACAATTCTTTCTGCTGTTTCCAAGACTTGTTTTTCTACAGCTAAACGTTTAGTCGCAATTAAAGGAATCGTATCTACACTTTTGTATTTAACTGCTCCTAATGAGTGGTATGTGTGGACTTGTTTACTCCCTTGGAGAGATTTTAATTGCATTCCTACCCAACTAGAAAGCCAATAGTTGGTATGTACAACTGGATATTTAATGTGAGTTTCTCGTTGGAATTGCAGTAATTGTTGAACAAATTCTGGTAAATATTGGAAACCCTGATCTCGTGGTACAAATTCCACCGGCCCGGCTGTTAAGCGAATTGTTCGGCAGAATGGAGTATGTTGCACAATTGTCGCTTGTTCACTACTTACTCTGCGGCTAAACATATCAACTTGCCATCCCAATTCAGCGAGGGATTTACCTACTTCACGCACATAAACATTTTGCCCGCCAGCTTCCTCTTTGCCAATTTCAATCGCTGGATCTCCGTGGACAGAAATCAAGGCTATACGCTTTTCAGTGGTAGAGTTCATAGTTTGTGTGTTGCTGATGTGAATAAAGTTGTGGGCTATTCCGAGATTACTTACAGTGCATTTACTTGAATTATTTAGGAACATTAAGTAATCTTTATTTTAATTTAATATGTCAAATATTTTTGTCTATCTACTGCCGGGATGATACTTTTTCTTCAGTCTTTCTATTTCAATTTTTTATACATAATTAGTCATACTGAAATCTAATACTTGTGATAGATGAAGCTCTATTTAGTTATCGACAAATATGCAGATATAAACTTCTTATGAATATTAATAAATAAAATTTTTTAGTTAAAACATTGTTTTTATCTCAATAGATATACTATTTTTAGTAATTTTAATTAAATCTTACTACCGTATTTACACTTATTTTTTCGTCTAAATTATTCAGAATTAATCAAATAAATGCTTAAATATACTATAGGAATCCGATTTGATTTATGAAACAATCTAAGTAAAAGTAGGGTGTGTTGGGCGTAAGCCGCAACGCACCGAAGGCGTTGGGGAAGGTGCGTTACGCTGTCGCTAACACACCCTACTGGACTATTTATCTGTTCAAAAATCAAATATGAGTCCTATAAATTATCAGAGTTAATACTGAATAATGCTTTTACTTAAAAAAGTGTCTAATATTACTAATAGCTAAACAAAGTTTTTGTAGCTTATAATACAGATTTTTTAAAAATTTCTTGACTAAATTATTTACTTGAGCTTAAATTCAACAAATTGAAACCCCTCCAGCCTTAATTCAACACCTGATAAGACTGAAGGGGTTATTAATTAAAAATTGGACTTCTTTCTGGGAAAGAAAGTACCAAAAAGTTTGCTGTAATGAGATTTGATTCCAGTCGAGGAGTTGTTCCTTGCCCTCACTCTGGTAATGATGACTCTGGAAGATTCAGAAACGGTTGATAAGTTAACTAAACTAAGTCAGGTCGGGGGAAGGCCATCGAACTCACAATCATAGCTATAATCAACCCACTGTTGAGCCATGACGGGAACGTTAGCAATTAAAAATTAAAAATCAAATAACTTTGACTTTTAATTTTTAATCATTCACCCCTTTCACCTAGTTTGTGGTTTGAGCAGCCAGCATTTGCTTGAGCTTTTCTAATTCAGAAGCCCAACGTGGATCTGGACGAACTGCATCTGAATCAGATGTAGTTGTACTAGTTTCACGTCCACCACCACCGCGACGAGACTTCTTAGCACCTTTGTCACGGCGACTACTACCGCCTTCTTTGTTGGCTCTAGGAGTGGGAGTAGCAGTAGCAGCAGGTGTTGGTGCTGCTGGCTCTTCTCCTTCCTCACCTTTTGTCCGAGGTAACGCTTTCTCTAACTTGATAGGTGTTTCTTTGAACATCTGACCATTATACTTTTCTATAATTTGGTCAGCTTGTTCGTCATTATTGACTGTTAGAAAACCAAAACCCCGGCATTTGCCAGTTTTACGGTCTTTGATTAACTTAGTGGTGACAGCATCACCTTCTTCTGCAAAAACTGCTTGCAGTTCTTGACGGTCTATTTCTTCTTTTGGCAAATTGCCTATATATAGGCGAACGGACATGAACTATACCTCCAGAGTTGAATGAACATGGCAAGGCAAGAAAACAATTGCTTGGCATTGGCTTTTAAATGCTATTGACCAAGACTGCCATAAACCAATTTTTTTACTCCAAACTGTCAACCTATACAATACAGTTTTTTGTTGGGATCAAGCGTATTGAATCCAAAAGCGCATACAACGCTCTGTTAGTACCACCTTAATTCTAAAAGTTGTAAATTTGTTTTTAATTGTCTCTTGCCATCAGCATTTTTTTGCAATGCCTTTGCCCGCAGAATTAAATACCATCCCTTAGATTACCACGGTATTTTCTACGTAGCTAGTTCAGCATATACTTTTTTTGCAATAGTGTGATTGCATCGTAGCATAAAATACATATTTTCTCAAGAAAGAATATTGAATAGTCGGAAACAAAAACCAGCCATTGGCTGGTTGATTCCCTGCTGTGTTGGGAGGATAAACATCAATAGATTGGCGCAGACAGCTAACGGCAGTTACCAAGCTGGAACGCTAAGTTATTTCAGTTATCAATGATTTTGTAAATAAATGTAACACTTCCAAAGAAAATTTGCAATATTTATTTACATTTGATGATTGGGCATTGGTCAACCCCTTCCCTGGGGGACGCTTTGTGAATAATGTATAATCTTCGAGATGTTTCGCTTGGCTCAACATGACAGCTTCAGCATTTATGCAAGAGGTCTAGTGAAACAAATCCAAAATTCGTTAACTTTGGCGTAGCGGCGTTAGCCTGTGAGAAAAATATAAGCACCCAAAGCCTGGGCTGCAACAGCTATAACAGTAGACCAGATGGGATGGGGGCTATTGAGGGTTTTACCATTTTGAGTTTGCAGGGTTTGGATATCTACCCAGGGTGTTGCACCTCGACGAAACCAGCCTGTAACTATCACTTGGCGACCAATTAATTCTTGATGATAGATTGGTTGTCCTAACCAGGAAACATGGTGTAGTTTCACTAAACCTGTGTTGGACTGTAAAATTAAGTCTTGGGCTAAAGCGTTACTAATGCCGGGACGACCTAATAACTTACCGACAAAACGCACCTTGACGCTATCGATGGGGATGCTGGAGGGGTTGGCTAACAGGTAAGGTAACTGTTCATCGCCGTGGACGCTATTAGCTTTAATGTCTGGAAAAAAGGAGTTCATCCTGATTACCATACCGATACTAAAGCAGATGAGTAGAGAACCGATCACGAATGACCAATCTTCGTAAATCCACTTGAGATTTAAAAACTTGAGTGCAAAAGCAGTTTGCCAAGCTGACCAAATCAAACCCGCAAACAAAAAACCTAGGAGAATCCCTAGGAATGGTGCAATTTGTAATAAGAAAGATTGACGGGTAACGGTCAATGCTTGTTGACTGAGGGATTGCTGGCTAGCTAGATGTAATTCGGGGTCTATATGCCAGTACCGTGCTATTTGACATAGACGTTCAATGCGATCGCCTATTAACGGATGGGTGTTATTCAGGGTCAACCAACGCCGATAGGGATTTGTATTATCCCACATCAACATTGATTCAAAGTTGAGATGACCGGCAATGCTACCCAAAGTAATACTTTGTTGATAACTAACTGGCAATAATATATTTAAGCTTTCTAACTGCCAACTGGTGGATTCTGATTTTTGGATATCAGCAGCAATGCCAATGGTAATTTTGAGTAAGGCGCGAATCAAACCATTGGGATTACCGGTGATTTCGGCGGCGAGGCGATCGCTATGATAAGGACGCAAGCGCGAATATAGTAATGTCGTCCCAGTCAGCACACACCATAAACCATAGATAAGACTAGAGACGATGGTAAACGGCCAATGCCATATACTCTTAGCTGATGTATTTCCCCAAAGAGCAACTTGCTGATAGAGTTTATAAATTGGTAGCGTTACCAACAGTATTAAAGACATCAGGACAAAATCTTTGTAAGTGATTTGTCCTAGTTGCGCTGCATAGATGGTAGCAATTTCATCATCTGC from Nostoc sp. UHCC 0870 includes these protein-coding regions:
- a CDS encoding sensor histidine kinase gives rise to the protein MLKFLRYLKLTRMMHRGLQLSQQLPLRFILILPFIIQIFATVGIVGYLSFKNGQKAVNELANQLIVQVNLLVVQHLDTYLKTPDKINKINLDAVEMGMLNLSDFPSTARYFAKQMQVFNVGYISFANPQGEFIGVERLDNGQILINEISENKETGKIYAYTTDSQANHRKLIEVKDCDPRLSAWYTDAVKINKPVWSQIYQWKNKPEILSISSSYPLVQKQHKFAGVMSVDLILSQINNFLADLKIGKTGQIFILERSGLIVATSANESQFKLVNGEAERLSALNSKNHLIQSTAQYLQHNFGSLINIKSTQEAVIKIQGENHFVQVTPWYDPLGLDWVVVVVVPESEFMAQINTNTRTTILLCLGALILATALGIYTSRWITNPISKLTQASSAIAYGGRNAILSGEIEQTLAISSVHELSILAKSFNQMAGQLRQSFTFLEKTNQELEQRVAERTAEITAAKEVADAANHAKSEFLANISHELRTPLNGILGYAQIIQFDPHTSAEQMEGVNIIYDCGFYLLNLINDILDITKIESKKLELYPESFDFKKLLLGVSDICRVKADQKCIGFICQIDSHLPTNIKTDEKRLRQVLINLLGNAIKFTQDGTVTFIVEVIDNFQSNQQLPVSTVRFQIVDTGVGMTNEQLETIFLPFEQVGNTLKKSEGTGLGLTISQQIVEMMGSEIKVESIYGQGSRFWFDLDLPVVNVGIISDLSIVKENMIGYERESPNDKEEIVYPPSVELINLYQAAKAGYIVGIQEEISRIQNLDEKYTQFSRLVLQFLEDFEDEAIVQMIQPYLDGKLFTQN
- a CDS encoding response regulator → MASNKILVIDDTTVVRVKVKEMLPPGNFEVLEAKDGLEGLNLIRQEKLSLIMLDFLLPKMSGWEVFQQVQAHPDLRKIPLVIMSGRKEEVTEKMTEPFEYFEFLGKPFDQKQLIGAIKSAMTKAKLPRPEPVAAAVTTAKNVAATTATVTNGAVATVSVTKTAAVANTEANATSAADIQLLHEKIAKMQIEIDGLKKQLTQVVTFIKQKIK
- the lipA gene encoding lipoyl synthase translates to MTSSQSAQIRSEIAAMPSWLRRSIGKASELSTVQRIIKQRQIHTICEEGRCPNRGECYAQKTATFLLMGPTCTRACAFCQVDKGHAPMPLDPEEAQKVAESVQLLGLRYVVLTSVARDDLPDQGASHFVKTMTAIRQLNPDTQIEVLTPDFWGGAGAGEAAQAERLSMIVQAQPACFNHNIETVRRLTGPVRRGAKYDRSLRVLAIVKELDSTIPTKSGLMLGHGETVEEVITVMQDLRAVGCDRITIGQYMRPSLEHLPVQKYWTPEEFDQLGTLAQNMGFSNVRSAPLVRSSYHAGE
- a CDS encoding glycosyltransferase family 4 protein; translated protein: MNSTTEKRIALISVHGDPAIEIGKEEAGGQNVYVREVGKSLAELGWQVDMFSRRVSSEQATIVQHTPFCRTIRLTAGPVEFVPRDQGFQYLPEFVQQLLQFQRETHIKYPVVHTNYWLSSWVGMQLKSLQGSKQVHTYHSLGAVKYKSVDTIPLIATKRLAVEKQVLETAERIVATSPQEQQHMRSLVSPKGYIDVIPCGTDIQQFGSRDRASARAELGIPQDAKVVLYVGRFDSRKGIETLVRAVNESQLRDSGKLKLIIGGGSTPGTSDGRERDRIESIVQELGMSELTTLPGRLGQEILPTYYAAADVCVVPSHYEPFGLVAIEAMSSGTPVIASDVGGLQYTVVTEKTGLLVPPKDVAAFSVAIDRILMNPTWRNELGLAARRHIESKFSWGGVADNLSELYTQILEASILEPALVGH
- a CDS encoding RNA recognition motif domain-containing protein, with the translated sequence MSVRLYIGNLPKEEIDRQELQAVFAEEGDAVTTKLIKDRKTGKCRGFGFLTVNNDEQADQIIEKYNGQMFKETPIKLEKALPRTKGEEGEEPAAPTPAATATPTPRANKEGGSSRRDKGAKKSRRGGGGRETSTTTSDSDAVRPDPRWASELEKLKQMLAAQTTN
- a CDS encoding zinc metalloprotease HtpX produces the protein MPSHAKSSLEAGLVALKQGNYQAAIAQLEPLASHQGNETASLQARVGLVMAYARCGEVRKAIALCQSLTDSQNPKVKEWAKTALVHLTKSKTKRKKSDNTQVKQVSKQQPAQAKASYSSALPSVGFQNTFIDRQNLAANPLIDTTGYAKTKEFGIYWRQAKRAKVWQPLQKPSLIPLRLLAAGTFMALFWVLRELFKLATGTINWTLVKLPYLEPLQLLYRDPTPVLITVLFMAIALSPWLLDWLLGEFYGQRELSKDILHNHSRETPRVLHRYCQQRHWPSPQLRILPTSAPIALTYGTLPRNARIVVSQGLLDQLADDEIATIYAAQLGQITYKDFVLMSLILLVTLPIYKLYQQVALWGNTSAKSIWHWPFTIVSSLIYGLWCVLTGTTLLYSRLRPYHSDRLAAEITGNPNGLIRALLKITIGIAADIQKSESTSWQLESLNILLPVSYQQSITLGSIAGHLNFESMLMWDNTNPYRRWLTLNNTHPLIGDRIERLCQIARYWHIDPELHLASQQSLSQQALTVTRQSFLLQIAPFLGILLGFLFAGLIWSAWQTAFALKFLNLKWIYEDWSFVIGSLLICFSIGMVIRMNSFFPDIKANSVHGDEQLPYLLANPSSIPIDSVKVRFVGKLLGRPGISNALAQDLILQSNTGLVKLHHVSWLGQPIYHQELIGRQVIVTGWFRRGATPWVDIQTLQTQNGKTLNSPHPIWSTVIAVAAQALGAYIFLTG